In Enterobacter sp. 638, a single window of DNA contains:
- the mdtC gene encoding multidrug efflux RND transporter permease subunit MdtC — protein MKFFALFIYRPVATILIAVAITLCGVLGFRLLPVAPLPQVDFPVIMISASLPGASPETMASSVATPLERSLGRIAGVNEMTSSSSLGSTRIILEFNFNRDINGAARDVQAAINAAQSLLPSGMPSRPTYRKANPSDAPIMILTLTSDTYSQGELYDFASTQLAQTIAQIDGVGDVDVGGSSLPAVRVGLNPEALFNQGVSLDDVRSAISNANVRKPQGAIEDSSHRWQIQTNDELKTAAEYQPLIIHYNNGAAVRLSDVASVTDSVQDVRNAGMTNAKPAILLMIRKLPEANIIQTVNSIRARLPELQETIPAAIDLQIAQDRSPTIRASLEEVEQTLVISIALVILVVFLFLRSGRATLIPAVAVPVSLIGTFAAMYLCGFSLNNLSLMALTIATGFVVDDAIVVLENISRHLEAGMKPLQASLQGTREVGFTVLSMSVSLVAVFLPLLLMGGLPGRLLREFAVTLSVAIGISLVISLTLTPMMCGWMLKRSKPHSQPRNKGFGRVLVAMQEGYGKSLKWVLNHTRIVGLVLVGTIALNVWMYITIPKTFFPEQDTGVLMGGIQADQSISFQAMRVKLQDFMKIIREDPAVDNVTGFTGGSRVNSGMMFITLKARGERNETAQQVIDRLRGKLAKEPGANLFLMAVQDIRVGGRQSNASYQYTLLSDDLAALREWEPKIRKALAAMPELADVNSDQQDNGAEMNLTYDRETMSRLGIDVAAANSLLNNAFGQRQISTIYQPMNQYKVVMEVDPRYTQDISALDKMYVINNDGKSIPLSYFASWQPANAPLSVNHQGLSAASTISFNLPTGSSLSEASDAINRTMTQLGVPSTVRGSFAGTAQVFQDTMNSQVILILAAIATVYIVLGILYESYVHPLTILSTLPSAGVGALLALELFDAPFSLIALIGIMLLIGIVKKNAIMMVDFALDAQRNGNMSPQDAIFQACILRFRPIMMTTLAALFGALPLVISSGDGSELRQPLGITIVGGLAMSQLLTLYTTPVVYLFFDRLRVRFSRKNRTTVTE, from the coding sequence GTGAAGTTTTTCGCCCTCTTCATTTACCGCCCGGTCGCGACGATTTTGATTGCGGTCGCCATCACGCTGTGCGGCGTGCTCGGCTTCCGCCTTCTGCCGGTAGCGCCGCTGCCGCAGGTGGATTTCCCGGTCATCATGATCAGCGCTTCGCTGCCAGGCGCCTCGCCAGAAACCATGGCGTCCTCGGTTGCCACACCGCTGGAGCGCTCGCTTGGACGCATTGCCGGGGTCAACGAAATGACCTCCAGCAGTTCGCTGGGCAGCACACGTATTATTCTGGAATTCAATTTTAATCGCGATATCAACGGCGCGGCGCGCGACGTGCAGGCAGCAATCAATGCCGCGCAAAGCCTGTTGCCGAGCGGAATGCCGAGCCGTCCAACCTATCGCAAAGCGAACCCGTCCGATGCGCCGATCATGATTTTGACGCTCACCTCGGACACCTATTCGCAGGGTGAATTGTACGATTTCGCCTCCACCCAGTTGGCGCAGACGATCGCCCAGATTGACGGCGTGGGCGACGTAGACGTTGGCGGCAGTTCCCTGCCCGCCGTGCGGGTGGGGTTAAATCCGGAAGCGCTGTTTAATCAGGGCGTGTCGCTGGACGATGTGCGCAGCGCCATCAGCAATGCCAACGTGCGCAAACCGCAGGGGGCAATTGAGGACAGCAGCCATCGCTGGCAAATCCAGACCAACGACGAACTCAAAACCGCCGCCGAATATCAGCCGCTGATTATTCACTACAACAATGGTGCAGCGGTGCGTTTGAGCGATGTGGCCAGCGTCACCGATTCCGTCCAGGACGTGCGTAACGCCGGGATGACCAATGCCAAACCGGCCATTTTGCTGATGATCCGTAAGCTGCCGGAAGCCAATATTATCCAGACGGTGAATAGCATTCGTGCCCGACTGCCGGAACTCCAGGAGACGATTCCAGCGGCCATTGATTTGCAAATCGCGCAGGATCGTTCGCCGACGATTCGCGCCTCGCTGGAAGAAGTCGAACAGACGCTGGTGATTTCGATTGCACTGGTGATCCTGGTGGTGTTCCTGTTCCTGCGTTCGGGACGTGCCACGCTCATCCCTGCCGTGGCGGTTCCCGTCTCGCTGATCGGCACGTTCGCCGCCATGTATTTGTGCGGTTTCAGCCTCAATAATCTGTCGCTGATGGCGCTGACCATCGCCACCGGATTTGTCGTCGATGACGCCATCGTGGTGCTGGAAAACATTTCTCGCCATCTGGAAGCGGGTATGAAACCGCTGCAAGCGTCATTGCAGGGCACGCGAGAAGTCGGCTTTACGGTGCTCTCCATGAGCGTATCGCTGGTGGCAGTTTTCCTGCCGCTGCTGCTGATGGGCGGATTACCGGGGCGATTATTACGCGAATTTGCCGTTACGCTCTCGGTGGCGATTGGCATTTCACTGGTGATTTCGCTGACCCTCACACCGATGATGTGCGGCTGGATGCTCAAACGCAGCAAGCCGCATTCACAGCCGCGCAATAAAGGCTTTGGCCGCGTGCTGGTGGCGATGCAGGAAGGCTACGGCAAATCGCTGAAATGGGTGCTGAACCATACGCGGATTGTTGGGCTGGTGCTGGTGGGAACCATTGCGCTGAACGTCTGGATGTATATCACCATCCCCAAAACGTTCTTCCCGGAGCAGGACACAGGCGTGCTGATGGGTGGGATTCAGGCGGATCAGAGCATTTCCTTCCAGGCGATGCGCGTGAAGCTGCAGGATTTCATGAAGATTATTCGCGAAGATCCTGCCGTGGATAACGTCACCGGTTTTACCGGCGGCTCGCGAGTGAACAGCGGAATGATGTTTATTACCCTGAAGGCGCGCGGGGAGCGCAACGAAACCGCCCAGCAGGTGATTGACCGTCTGCGTGGCAAACTGGCTAAAGAACCGGGCGCAAACCTGTTTTTGATGGCCGTTCAGGATATCCGCGTCGGCGGACGTCAGTCGAATGCGAGCTATCAGTACACGCTGCTGTCCGACGACCTGGCGGCGCTGCGTGAATGGGAGCCCAAAATCCGTAAAGCGCTGGCGGCAATGCCGGAGCTGGCAGACGTGAACTCCGACCAACAGGACAACGGCGCGGAGATGAACCTGACCTACGACCGCGAAACCATGTCGCGGTTAGGGATTGACGTTGCAGCCGCCAATAGCCTGCTGAATAACGCGTTTGGTCAGCGGCAGATATCCACTATTTATCAGCCGATGAACCAGTACAAAGTGGTGATGGAAGTCGATCCGCGCTACACCCAGGATATCAGCGCGCTGGATAAAATGTACGTCATTAACAACGACGGCAAATCGATCCCGTTGTCTTATTTTGCCAGTTGGCAACCGGCTAATGCGCCGTTGTCGGTGAACCATCAGGGGCTGTCTGCCGCCTCGACGATTTCGTTTAACCTGCCGACCGGCTCGTCGTTATCCGAAGCCAGCGACGCGATTAACCGCACCATGACGCAGCTTGGCGTGCCGTCTACCGTGCGCGGCAGTTTTGCCGGTACCGCACAGGTGTTCCAGGACACCATGAATTCGCAGGTGATTTTGATTCTGGCGGCAATTGCGACGGTCTATATCGTGCTGGGCATTTTGTATGAAAGCTACGTTCATCCGCTGACGATCCTTTCTACTCTGCCATCGGCGGGCGTCGGTGCGTTGCTGGCGCTGGAGTTGTTCGATGCGCCCTTTAGCCTCATCGCCCTTATCGGGATCATGCTATTAATAGGTATCGTGAAGAAAAACGCGATCATGATGGTGGACTTCGCCCTCGACGCGCAGCGCAACGGCAATATGTCGCCTCAGGATGCCATTTTCCAGGCCTGCATTCTGCGTTTTCGCCCGATCATGATGACCACGCTGGCAGCCTTATTTGGCGCGCTGCCTCTGGTCATTTCCAGCGGTGACGGCTCTGAACTGCGCCAGCCGCTGGGCATTACCATTGTCGGCGGGCTGGCGATGAGCCAGCTGTTAACGCTGTACACCACGCCAGTGGTCTATCTGTTCTTTGACCGTTTGCGGGTGCGTTTTTCGCGTAAAAACAGAACGACGGTAACCGAGTAA
- a CDS encoding MFS transporter: MTDLPNNVRWQLWIVAFGFFMQSLDTTIVNTALPSMAKSLGESPLHMHMVIVSYVLTVAVMLPASGWMADKIGVRNIFFTAIVLFTLGSLFCAKADTLNELVMSRVLQGVGGAMMVPVGRLTVMKIVPREQYMAAMTFVTLPGQVGPLLGPALGGILVEYASWHWIFLINLPVGIVGAIATLWLMPNYKMQTRRFDIFGFVLLAAGMATLTLALDGQKGLGISTLTLCLLIVIGIVSILWYLWHARDNDRALFSLALFRNTTYRIGLFGSFVGRLGSGMLPFMTPVFLQIGLGFSPFHAGLMMIPMVLGSMGMKRIVVQVVNYFGYRRVLVVCTLGLALISLVFMAVALMGWYYVLPLVLFFQGMINSTRFSSMNTLTLKDLPDELASSGNSLLSMIMQLSMSVGVTVAGLLLGMYGQQHLGADTAGAHHVFLYTYLSMAVIIALPALIFARVPNDTSKNVVIGRRKRSER, translated from the coding sequence ATGACCGATCTCCCTAACAACGTGCGCTGGCAACTGTGGATTGTCGCCTTCGGCTTTTTCATGCAGTCGCTGGATACGACGATCGTCAATACCGCCCTCCCCTCGATGGCGAAAAGTCTCGGGGAAAGCCCGCTGCATATGCACATGGTGATTGTCTCCTATGTGCTGACAGTGGCCGTGATGTTGCCTGCGAGCGGCTGGATGGCGGACAAAATCGGCGTACGAAACATCTTTTTCACCGCCATCGTCCTGTTTACCCTCGGCTCATTGTTTTGCGCAAAGGCCGATACGCTGAATGAGCTTGTGATGTCGCGCGTGTTACAGGGCGTAGGGGGCGCAATGATGGTGCCCGTCGGACGACTGACGGTGATGAAAATCGTCCCACGCGAGCAGTACATGGCGGCGATGACGTTCGTCACCTTGCCCGGTCAGGTCGGCCCGTTGCTCGGCCCGGCGCTGGGCGGGATTCTGGTCGAGTATGCCTCCTGGCACTGGATATTCCTGATTAACCTGCCGGTTGGCATTGTCGGTGCGATTGCCACGTTATGGTTGATGCCGAACTACAAAATGCAGACGCGGCGCTTTGATATTTTCGGCTTCGTGCTGCTGGCTGCGGGAATGGCGACGCTCACGCTGGCGCTCGATGGGCAAAAAGGGCTGGGGATCTCCACGCTCACGCTATGTCTGCTGATCGTTATCGGGATCGTTTCCATCCTCTGGTATCTATGGCACGCGCGTGACAATGACCGCGCGCTGTTCAGCCTGGCGCTTTTCCGCAACACCACGTATCGGATCGGGTTGTTTGGCAGCTTCGTCGGACGCCTCGGCAGCGGCATGCTGCCGTTTATGACGCCGGTTTTTCTGCAAATTGGGCTGGGCTTTTCGCCGTTCCACGCCGGTTTGATGATGATCCCAATGGTGCTCGGCAGTATGGGGATGAAGCGCATCGTGGTGCAGGTCGTGAATTACTTTGGTTATCGCCGGGTGCTGGTCGTCTGCACGCTTGGTCTGGCACTGATAAGCCTGGTATTTATGGCCGTGGCGCTGATGGGCTGGTACTACGTTCTGCCGCTGGTGCTGTTCTTCCAGGGGATGATTAACTCGACGCGCTTCTCGTCCATGAACACGCTGACGCTAAAAGATTTGCCCGATGAACTGGCGAGCAGCGGCAACAGCCTGCTGTCGATGATTATGCAGCTCTCGATGAGCGTCGGCGTAACCGTCGCGGGGCTGTTGCTCGGAATGTATGGTCAGCAACATCTGGGCGCCGACACCGCCGGTGCTCATCACGTTTTCCTGTATACCTATCTCAGCATGGCGGTGATTATCGCCCTGCCCGCGTTGATTTTCGCCCGGGTTCCGAATGATACCAGCAAGAACGTCGTCATCGGCCGACGCAAAAGGAGTGAACGATGA
- the yegD gene encoding molecular chaperone: MFIGFDYGTANCSVAVMDNDQPRLLKMEKESTLLPSMLCAPTREAVSEWLYRHHQVPATATETQALLRRAVNFNREEDIDVTPSSVQFGLASLGQYIEDPEEVYFVKSPKSFLGASGLKPQQVALFEDLVCAMMLHIRHQAQTQVTETITQAVIGRPINFQGLGGDDANHQAQGILERAAHRAGFRDVVFQYEPVAAGLDFEATLREEKRVLVVDIGGGTTDCSLLLMGPEWHTRRDRENSLLGHSGCRVGGNDLDIALAFKSLMPLLGMGGQTEKGTALPILPWWNAVAINDVPAQSDFYSTANGRFLNDLMRDAQDGEKVALLHKVWRQRLSYRVVRSAEESKIALSDAAEHAVTLPFISDELATAISQHGLETALSQPLQRILEQVQLALENGNEKPDVIYLTGGSARSPLIKKALAEQLPGIPIAGGDDFGSVTAGLARWAKVMFS; encoded by the coding sequence GTGTTTATTGGATTTGACTACGGTACGGCAAACTGCTCAGTGGCAGTGATGGACAACGATCAGCCACGTCTGCTGAAAATGGAAAAAGAGAGCACCCTGCTGCCGTCGATGCTGTGCGCACCGACGCGTGAGGCGGTGAGCGAATGGCTGTATCGCCATCATCAGGTTCCCGCCACCGCGACGGAAACACAGGCGCTGCTGCGTCGTGCCGTGAATTTTAACCGCGAAGAAGATATTGATGTGACGCCGTCGAGCGTCCAGTTCGGATTAGCCTCGTTGGGCCAGTACATCGAAGATCCCGAAGAAGTTTACTTCGTCAAATCGCCAAAATCCTTTCTCGGTGCCAGCGGACTCAAGCCGCAGCAGGTCGCCCTGTTTGAAGATCTGGTCTGCGCCATGATGCTGCACATCCGTCACCAGGCGCAAACGCAGGTGACGGAAACGATCACCCAGGCGGTGATCGGACGCCCAATCAACTTCCAGGGCCTGGGCGGCGATGACGCTAACCATCAGGCGCAGGGTATTCTTGAGCGTGCTGCGCACCGTGCGGGTTTTCGTGACGTCGTATTCCAGTATGAGCCGGTGGCTGCCGGTCTGGATTTTGAAGCCACGCTGCGTGAAGAAAAACGCGTGCTGGTCGTCGATATCGGCGGCGGGACCACCGACTGTTCCCTGCTGCTGATGGGCCCTGAATGGCACACGCGCCGCGATCGCGAAAACAGCCTGTTAGGCCACAGCGGATGCCGCGTGGGCGGTAACGATCTGGATATCGCGCTGGCATTTAAAAGCCTGATGCCGCTGCTCGGCATGGGCGGACAGACCGAAAAAGGCACCGCGCTGCCTATTCTGCCGTGGTGGAACGCCGTCGCGATTAACGACGTCCCGGCGCAGAGTGATTTCTACAGCACCGCCAATGGCCGTTTCCTGAACGATCTGATGCGCGACGCACAGGACGGTGAGAAAGTGGCGTTACTGCATAAAGTCTGGCGTCAGCGTCTGAGCTATCGCGTGGTGCGTAGCGCCGAAGAGAGCAAAATTGCACTTTCTGACGCAGCAGAACACGCCGTCACGCTGCCGTTTATCAGTGATGAACTGGCCACTGCGATTTCGCAGCACGGGCTTGAAACCGCGCTGTCTCAACCGCTGCAACGCATTCTGGAACAGGTGCAGCTGGCGCTGGAAAACGGCAACGAGAAGCCCGACGTTATCTATCTGACCGGCGGTAGCGCCCGTTCACCGCTGATCAAAAAAGCGCTGGCGGAACAGCTGCCGGGCATTCCTATTGCTGGCGGCGATGATTTTGGCTCGGTGACCGCAGGGCTGGCCCGATGGGCGAAGGTGATGTTTAGTTAA
- a CDS encoding MdtB/MuxB family multidrug efflux RND transporter permease subunit: MQVLPPSSTGGPSRLFIMRPVATTLLMVAILIAGIIGYRFLPVSALPEVDYPTIQVITLYPGASPDVVTSAITAPLERQFGQMSGLKQMSSQSSGGASVVTLQFQLTLPLDVAEQEVQAAINAATNLLPSDLPNPPVYSKVNPADPPIMTLAVTSSAMPMTQVEDMVETRVAQKISQVSGVGLVTLSGGQRPAVRVKLNAQAIAALGLTSETIRTAIVSANVNSAKGSLDGPTRAVTLSANDQMQSADEYRQLIVAYQNGAPIRLGDVATVEQGAENRWLGAWANKEQAIVMNVQRQPGANIIDTADSIRAMLPQLIESLPKSVNVKVLSDRTTNIRASVSDTQFELMLAMALVVMIIYVFLRNVPATIIPAVAVPLSLVGTFAVMVFLDFSINNLTLMALTIATGFVVDDAIVVIENISRYIEKGEKPLAAALKGAGEIGFTIISLTFSLIAVLIPLLFMGDIVGRLFREFAVTLAVAILISAVVSLTLTPMMCARMLSAESLRKQNRFSRASERMFERIIAAYGRMLEKVLNHPWATLSVALGTLALSVMLWIVIPKGFFPIQDNGIIQGTLQAPQSVSFASMAQRQQAVSDVIMKDPAVESLTSFVGVDGTNPSLNSARLQINLKPLDDRDDRVNTVIERLQSAVAKVPGVELYLQPTQDLTIDTTVSRTQYQFTLQATSLEALSTWVPQLVTKLQELPQLSDVSSDWQDKGLAAYVNVNRDTASRLGISMADVDNALYNAFGQRLISTIYTQANQYRVVLEHNTEQTPGLTALDTVRLTSKNGGIVPLSAIATVEQRFAPLSINHLDQFPSTTISFNVPDNYSLGEAVESILNAEKTLNFPTDIQTQFQGSTLAFQAALGNTIWLIVAAVVAMYIVLGVLYESFIHPVTILSTLPTAGVGALLALMLSGSELDVIAIIGIILLIGIVKKNAIMMIDFALAAEREQGMAPRDAIFQACLLRFRPILMTTMAALLGALPLMLSTGVGAELRRPLGIGMVGGLLVSQVLTLFTTPVIYLLFDTLALKMKARFPKREEEA, translated from the coding sequence ATGCAGGTGTTACCACCCAGTTCGACAGGTGGGCCGTCACGCCTGTTTATTATGCGCCCCGTCGCCACCACGCTGTTGATGGTGGCGATCCTGATCGCGGGGATTATCGGCTACCGTTTCCTGCCGGTCTCTGCCCTGCCCGAAGTCGATTACCCAACGATTCAGGTGATTACCCTCTATCCTGGCGCCAGCCCGGACGTGGTGACCTCCGCCATTACCGCGCCCCTTGAGCGCCAGTTTGGGCAGATGTCCGGCTTAAAACAGATGTCCTCGCAAAGCTCTGGCGGCGCGTCTGTGGTCACGCTGCAGTTCCAGTTGACGCTCCCGCTCGACGTCGCCGAGCAAGAGGTACAGGCCGCGATCAACGCCGCCACTAATCTGTTGCCGTCTGACCTGCCCAATCCGCCGGTTTACAGCAAAGTGAATCCCGCCGATCCGCCGATCATGACGCTCGCCGTCACCTCCTCCGCCATGCCAATGACGCAGGTGGAAGATATGGTCGAAACGCGCGTGGCGCAGAAGATTTCTCAGGTGTCCGGTGTCGGGCTGGTGACGCTCTCCGGCGGACAGCGTCCGGCCGTGCGCGTCAAACTCAACGCGCAGGCGATTGCGGCGCTAGGGCTGACCAGCGAAACCATCCGCACAGCGATCGTCAGCGCCAACGTTAACTCGGCGAAAGGTTCGCTGGATGGCCCAACCCGCGCGGTTACGCTCTCTGCGAACGATCAGATGCAATCCGCCGATGAATATCGCCAGCTGATTGTGGCTTACCAGAACGGCGCGCCGATTCGCCTGGGTGATGTCGCCACCGTTGAACAAGGGGCTGAAAACCGCTGGCTCGGCGCATGGGCTAATAAAGAGCAAGCGATCGTGATGAACGTTCAGCGCCAGCCTGGCGCGAACATAATCGACACCGCCGACAGCATCCGCGCAATGCTCCCGCAGCTGATTGAAAGCCTGCCAAAATCCGTAAACGTAAAAGTGCTTTCCGATCGCACCACCAACATTCGCGCCTCCGTCAGCGACACGCAGTTTGAGCTGATGCTGGCGATGGCGCTGGTGGTCATGATTATCTATGTGTTCTTGCGCAACGTCCCGGCAACCATTATTCCCGCTGTCGCCGTGCCGCTGTCGCTCGTCGGCACCTTCGCGGTGATGGTGTTCCTCGATTTCTCGATCAATAACCTGACGCTGATGGCGCTGACCATCGCCACCGGATTTGTGGTCGATGACGCCATCGTGGTCATCGAAAATATCTCGCGCTATATCGAAAAAGGTGAAAAGCCGCTGGCAGCCGCGCTCAAGGGCGCGGGCGAAATCGGCTTTACCATTATCTCCCTGACCTTCTCGCTGATTGCGGTGCTGATCCCGCTGCTGTTTATGGGCGATATTGTGGGTCGGCTGTTCCGCGAATTTGCGGTGACGCTGGCGGTAGCGATTTTGATCTCCGCCGTGGTGTCGCTGACGCTGACGCCAATGATGTGCGCCCGCATGCTGAGCGCCGAATCGCTGCGCAAGCAAAACCGCTTTTCGCGCGCGTCTGAGCGCATGTTTGAACGCATTATTGCCGCGTACGGACGCATGCTGGAAAAAGTGCTCAACCATCCGTGGGCGACGCTAAGCGTAGCGCTCGGGACGCTGGCGTTAAGCGTGATGCTGTGGATTGTTATCCCTAAAGGCTTCTTCCCGATTCAGGATAACGGGATTATCCAGGGCACGCTGCAGGCACCGCAGTCGGTCTCCTTTGCCAGTATGGCGCAGCGTCAGCAGGCGGTGTCAGACGTTATCATGAAAGATCCGGCGGTCGAAAGTTTGACCTCGTTTGTTGGCGTCGACGGCACTAACCCGTCGCTGAACAGCGCACGCTTGCAGATCAACCTAAAACCCCTGGATGATCGTGATGACCGCGTCAATACCGTGATTGAGCGCCTGCAAAGCGCGGTGGCCAAAGTGCCGGGCGTTGAGCTATACCTGCAACCGACGCAGGATCTCACCATCGATACCACGGTGAGCCGCACCCAATATCAATTTACGCTTCAGGCCACCAGCCTGGAGGCGCTCAGCACCTGGGTTCCACAACTTGTCACTAAACTCCAGGAACTGCCGCAACTTTCAGACGTGAGCAGCGACTGGCAGGATAAAGGGCTGGCGGCATACGTGAACGTCAACCGGGACACCGCCAGCCGTCTGGGTATCAGCATGGCCGATGTCGATAACGCGCTGTATAACGCCTTTGGTCAGCGGCTGATCTCCACGATTTACACCCAGGCCAACCAGTATCGCGTGGTGCTGGAGCACAACACCGAGCAAACGCCAGGGCTTACGGCGCTGGATACGGTGCGCCTCACCAGCAAAAACGGCGGCATTGTGCCGTTGAGCGCTATTGCGACGGTTGAACAGCGGTTTGCGCCGCTGTCGATTAACCATCTGGATCAGTTCCCGTCGACCACCATTTCGTTCAACGTCCCGGATAACTATTCGCTCGGCGAAGCGGTTGAGTCGATTCTGAACGCAGAAAAAACGCTGAACTTCCCGACGGATATTCAGACTCAGTTCCAGGGCAGTACGCTGGCGTTCCAGGCCGCGCTCGGCAACACCATCTGGCTGATTGTCGCCGCCGTGGTGGCGATGTATATCGTGCTCGGCGTGCTGTATGAAAGCTTTATCCATCCGGTGACGATCTTGTCGACCCTGCCGACCGCAGGCGTTGGTGCGCTGCTGGCGCTGATGCTTTCCGGCAGCGAGCTGGACGTCATCGCCATTATCGGCATCATTTTGCTGATCGGTATCGTCAAGAAAAACGCCATCATGATGATCGACTTTGCGCTCGCCGCCGAACGCGAACAGGGCATGGCACCGCGCGACGCGATTTTCCAGGCCTGCCTGCTGCGTTTTCGTCCGATCCTGATGACCACCATGGCGGCGCTGCTGGGCGCGCTGCCGCTGATGCTCAGTACCGGCGTCGGCGCGGAGTTGCGCCGTCCGTTAGGGATTGGCATGGTGGGCGGTCTGCTGGTGAGCCAGGTATTGACGCTGTTTACAACGCCGGTGATTTATCTGCTGTTTGACACCCTTGCGCTGAAGATGAAAGCCCGTTTCCCGAAACGTGAAGAGGAGGCGTAA
- a CDS encoding MdtA/MuxA family multidrug efflux RND transporter periplasmic adaptor subunit, with protein MKGSNTSRWAIATGIIVVALAAAWYWHSHSSSNEATTQQQRPAGGGRHGMRGGSLAPVQAATAVSKSVPRYLTGLGTVTAANTVTVRSRVDGQLMAIHFQEGQQVKAGDLLAEIDPSQFKVALAQAQGQLAKDKATLANARRDLARYQQLVKTNLVSRQELDTQQSLVSEAQGTIKTDEAAVASAQLQLDWSRITAPIDGRVGLKQVDIGNQISSGDTTGIVVITQTHPIDLVFTLPENEIATVVQAQKTGQPLAVEAWDRTNKAKLSDGTLLSLDNQIDATTGTIKVKARFNNQDDALFPNQFVNARMLVATEENAVVIPTAALQMGNEGNFVWVLNSDNKVSKHLVKPGIQDSQTVVISAGLSAGDRVVTDGIDRLTEGAKVEVVDAHSATTASEKPASREHAKQGANS; from the coding sequence ATGAAAGGCAGTAACACATCTCGCTGGGCAATCGCCACAGGTATCATTGTGGTAGCGCTTGCCGCCGCCTGGTACTGGCACAGTCACTCCTCGTCGAATGAGGCGACAACGCAGCAACAGCGTCCCGCTGGCGGTGGCCGTCACGGCATGCGCGGTGGCTCACTGGCACCGGTGCAGGCCGCCACGGCCGTCAGCAAGTCGGTTCCTCGGTATCTTACCGGACTCGGTACGGTAACCGCGGCCAACACGGTCACCGTGCGCAGCCGCGTTGACGGTCAACTGATGGCGATTCACTTCCAGGAAGGCCAACAGGTGAAAGCGGGCGATCTGCTGGCCGAAATCGATCCGAGCCAATTCAAGGTGGCGCTGGCTCAGGCGCAGGGACAGCTCGCAAAAGACAAAGCTACGCTGGCTAACGCCCGCCGCGATTTAGCCCGTTATCAGCAGTTGGTGAAAACCAATCTGGTGTCTCGTCAGGAACTCGATACCCAACAATCACTGGTCAGCGAAGCCCAGGGCACGATTAAAACGGACGAAGCCGCTGTCGCCAGCGCGCAGTTGCAGCTCGACTGGAGCCGAATCACCGCCCCGATTGACGGACGCGTCGGCCTCAAACAGGTGGATATCGGCAATCAGATTTCAAGCGGTGATACCACGGGTATCGTGGTCATCACCCAAACTCATCCTATAGATTTGGTCTTTACGCTGCCCGAAAACGAAATCGCGACCGTCGTTCAGGCCCAGAAAACAGGCCAACCGCTGGCGGTCGAAGCCTGGGATCGCACTAACAAAGCAAAATTGAGTGATGGTACGCTGCTAAGTCTGGATAACCAGATTGACGCGACGACGGGCACCATCAAGGTGAAAGCGCGCTTTAACAATCAGGATGACGCCCTGTTCCCTAACCAGTTCGTCAACGCCCGCATGCTGGTCGCTACGGAAGAAAACGCGGTGGTGATCCCAACGGCGGCGCTGCAAATGGGTAACGAAGGCAATTTTGTCTGGGTGCTGAACAGCGACAATAAAGTCAGCAAACACCTCGTGAAACCGGGTATTCAGGACAGCCAGACGGTGGTGATCAGCGCCGGTCTCTCCGCAGGCGACCGCGTGGTGACTGACGGGATCGATCGCCTGACGGAAGGCGCGAAAGTGGAAGTGGTGGACGCGCACAGCGCCACCACGGCAAGCGAAAAACCCGCGAGTCGCGAACACGCCAAACAGGGAGCGAACTCCTGA